The genome window TACCAAAAAACTATGCTGTTATCAATTACATACGAGATTGCTTCCCCCGATGAACATCGGGGTCGCAATGACAGGAAAGTGTCGCTACTGGGAAAAATAAAACAGCAAAAAATCTTACTCTTTGGAGATTGCTTCGGTCACTCACACTCCCTCGCCTGCCTGCCGGTAGGCACGGCAATGACGGGGGTGTCGCTATCGCTCCTCCCGCCTACCTGTAAGAGACAATCACCGGCGGGCAGGCCCTCCAGAGGCGGGCAGGCGCAATGACGAGAAGACGCGAAATACTACAAAATTTTAGACGCTTCTTCTATCTGCCGATACCCTCGTAATAAAAACCAAGCTTCTCAAGTTCTTCTCGATTAAACAAATTACGTCCGTCTATTATTATCGGTTTTCTCATCAAGTTCTTCACCTTTGCAAAATCAATCCCTTTGTACTCGTTCCATTCTGTAACAAGAATTAAAGCATCACAATTCTTAACCGTTTCATAGACATCTTCAAAATACATCAACTTTGGAAACATTTTTTTCATATTAAAAGTTGCTACAGGGTCGGTTGCCTTAACATCAGCCCCCTCGGCCAATAACGCTCTTATAATATCAATTGAAGCAGCATCCCGTATATCATCGGTATCCGGTATAAAAGAAAGACCTAAAATTCCAATTGTTTTGCCCCGAATATCTCCTAAAATATCCTTGAGTTTTAAAATGGGAATTAGCTTTTGTTTATCATTAACCTTGATTGCCGCCGAAACTATTTCCGATTCACACCCGTTTTCTTTTGCAATTTCAGCCAGCGCTTTGGTATCTTTGGGGAAACAAGAACCGCTAAAACCTATGCCGGCATTTAAAAAATCGGCTCCAATCCTTTTATCGTGACCCATTCCTTTTGCAACTTCGGTTACATCTGCCCCCACTTTTTCACACAGATTCGCGACTTCATTTATGAAAGATACCTTGGTTGCAAGAAAAGCGTTGGAGGCATACTTTATCATCTCCGCGCTACGAACATCGGTGAACATAACCTTGGAAAAGGAAGAGTAAAGTTTCTCCATAATAACCTTTGCTTTTTCAGAGGAGGTCCCTATAACTACCCTATCGGGGTTCATAAAATCATAGATAGCATTGCCTTCCCGTAAAAACTCCGGATTAGAGATTACATCAAAAGGAACTTTCTTGGTTTGATTTTCTTTAATAATTTTCTCGACGAGGTCTGCTGTTCCCACAGGAACAGTGCTTTTATTAACAATTACCTTATAATCACTTATATTCTTCCCTATTTCAAAAGCAGCATTCCTAACTTGAGATAAGTCAGCCCGTCTATCATATGAAGAAGGGGTTCCAACAGTGATGAAAACTATGTTGGAGGAGGTTAATGCCTCTTTTAAATCTTTGGTAAATTTTAAGTGTCCTTGTTCAACATTCTTTTTAACGAGCTCACCCAACCCCGGCTCGTAAAAAGGAACGATGCCCTTTTTTAAACTTTCAATTTTTACATTATCTTTGTCGACACAAAAAACTTCGTGGCCTAAGTCTGCAAAACACGCTGCCGATACCAATCCAACATATCCGGAACCGATAAAACAAAGTTTCAATCTCCATCCTCCTCAATCTCGCAGGCAACTTCAAATTAATTGGCTTTACAACTCTTTTCTGCCAGATAATCTTTCAAACCGTCTTGCCAATTCCTTAAATTATAACCGGATTCATCCATAAATTTTTGACAATTTAAGACTGAATATTTAGGACGATTAGCGAGTCTTTTTATTTCCTCTGTGGAAACCGGTATCACCTTAATGTCATTAAGCCCACTCAATCCAAGTATTTCTCTTGCAAAATCATACCAGGAGCAAGACCCTTGATTGCTAATGTGATAATAGCCGAAACTGGGTTTAGTTAGCAATGCCTTTATCGCCCTGGCTAAATCGAGAGTATAGGTAGGTGAGCCAACTTGGTCGTTTACAACCTTGAGTTCATTCTTTTCTTGGGCCAAACGCAAAATCGTCTCAACAAAATTCTTGCCGTTTTTCCCGAAAAGCCAGGAGGTCCTTACGATATAATATTTGTCTAAAATTGATTTAACATAATTTTCTCCGGCAAGTTTTGATTCGCCGTAAATATTTATAGGGTTGGGTTTGTCTTCCTCAGTATGTGGTATATCTTTCGCTCCATCAAAAACATAATCCGTGCTTATGTAAACCATCGCCGAATCCATTGCTCTACAAGCACTTGCCACATTTTTTGTACCTTCGGCGTTTACTAAAAATGCTAATTCTCGATTTGATTCACAACCATCAACATCAGTATAAGCAGCTGCGTGAATAACAACATCAGGCTTATTATCGTTTATGCAAATATCAACATCTCTTTTATTGGTTACATCTAATTCCTGATGAGATAAGCCTGTAACATCATGCTCGCTACCCTGCCTGCCGGCCGTGTCTACCGACAGGCAGGCAGGCAGGGATAATACCTTGACTAAATCCGAGCCGAACATTCCCTTGGCACCGGTTATTAATATCTTCAGAAAGATCCACCTCGTTTCAGTCGGGAGTTAGTAGTTGGGAGTCGGTAGTTTGTAGGCTTGTCATCGCGAGCTCCGCAGTAATTTTGTGGGGCGTGGCAATCTCTTGAGATTACTTCGGTCGCTACCGCTCCCTCGTAATGACGAAATAATAATCCTCCTACACTCCCTCACCGCCTGCCGGCAGGCACGGCAATTACACCTTTACCGTCACTGCGAGCCCGAAGGGCGTGGCAGTCTCGAGATTGCTTCACTTCGTTCGCAATGACCAATTCATCTCTCGCTTCTCATCTCCATGCTCTCCGCTCTAAGCTCTATACTCTCCACTATAATTTCTCTATTCATTTTGGTCTTGCTGAAGACTGGCAGCTGACGACTGGTGGCTGAAATCTCCATACCCTACTTGAGCTTCTCCCACCACCATTTGTTGTCTTTATACCAATTTACCGTTAACTTCAAAGCCTCATCAAAATCGTGTCGGGGACTCCAGCCAAGCTCTTTTATTTTTGAGATATCCACCGAGTATCTTTTATCATGGCCGGGTCTGTCGGTAACGTATTCTATGAAATTCTCGTCTTTGCCTAAAATATCCAGCACCATTTTAGTTACTTCAACGTTTGGAAGCTCGTTTTTCGCTCCAATATTGTAAATTTCTCCTTCTTTTCCCTCATGAAGAACTAAATCGATGGCCTCGCAATTATCTTCAACATAGAGCCAATCGCGCACATTCAACCCATCGCCATAAAGTGGAACTTTCTTTCCTTCTAAAATATTGGTGATAAAAAGGGGAATTAGTTTTTCCGGATACTGATAAGAGCCAAAATTATTGGTGCTTCGAGTGATAACTACCGGGAAGCCGTAGGTTTTCCAGTAAGAAAGAGCAATTAGATCGCCCGCTGCTTTGCTTGCGGAGTAAGGACTGTTTGGAGTCAATGAGTCAGTCTCTTTGAATGAACCATTCTCAATAGAGCCATAACATTCATCCGTTGAAATTTGAACAAACCGCTTAACTTTTGCATCTAAAGAACATTTCAAAAGATTATTGGTTCCTAAAACATTAGTTTTTATAAACTCGTCAGGCGATTCTATGGAGCGGTCCACATGGCTTTCCGCGGCAAAATTAACAACTACGTCAGCCTTTTTAACTAAATTAGAAATGAGCGATGAGTCGCAAACATCGCCCTTCATGAATTTATAATTTGGATTGCCCTCTATGTCTTTTAGATTATCTAAATTACCGGCATAGGTTAATTTATCAAGATTAATAATTCTATATTCAGGATGAACTTTCAACATATATCTTATAAAATTGCTGCCTATAAACCCCGCTCCACCTGTTATTAAAAGACGCCCTGTATCAGATTTCAAAGTTAACCTCCGTATTTAACAAAATCCGGCCATTTATAGGGAATCTCTTCGCTGTCCCAAGGAAAGCGAAGCTCATCCGGGTCATCATACCGATACGGCTTGGTTGGAATATTAACAACTCTGGCCTCTTCGCAATCTAAAGCGGTAAAGCCGTGCGCCACATAAGCCGGAATCTTGAGTAAAACAGGTTCGTTTTCTTTGCAAGGAGGAGCTTCTAAAACAAATTCATTTACCTCTTTGTAAGTTGGAGAACCCTCTCTTAAATCACATAAAACTACTAAAGTCTTTCCGGAAACGCAGACAAAATGGTCATCCTGCTCTTTATGGTAGTGCCACCCTTTAGCTGCTCCTTTTTTGCAACCGGTGATATAAACTTGCCCAAACTTGTCGAAAACAGAATCGTCGCATCTCAACATTTCCATTAAAAATCCCCGCTCGTCAGGGATTAGTTTAAGTTTTTTTATTTGCACATCTTTTATCATGAATACCCCCTTGCTTCACTCAATCTTTATTTAAATTTATTATTATAATCAAATCTTTACCTGTTATCCTACACTAATCAGTCGGCAGTCTCTTAGTGAGGAGTCGGGAGTCAAACTTTTTAATTAAAAAATAAAATATAAAAATGCCGTGCCTGCCGGCAGACAGGGCAATGACACCCCCACCTTAATCCTCCCCCGTCAAGGGGGAGGAAACTAAAAAGTCTCTCGTAATGACGAATAGAGGTTTTTCCCTCCCTTTTATCCTCTCTCAGGGAGATATGGGTCTAACCATAAGCTATCTGCCATAAGCCCTATACTCTAAATGACTTCTATCTCACTATTATCTCCGACCATGAGTCGATATGCCTTAGGCTTGGTGTTACTTTTATGGACTTTCACGTTTTTTCCCAGAAGAGTATCTTCTATGCGACTCCCAATTCCCTGAATCGTACAATCTGCCAAAATTATGCTGTGTTCAATTTCACTGCCCTCAATCGTTACATTATCATGAATCGAGGTAAACGGCCCAATATATGAGTTAATTATCTTACTACCGCTGCCAATTATAACCGGACCTCGAATTACGCTTTCCTTGATAATTGCTCCCTTCTCCACCACAACTTTACCCAAAATCTGTGATTTGTCATCAACATTGCCATTAATATTTTCTCCAATAAGACCTAACATAATCCGATTGGCTTCCAATAAATCTTCTAATTTACCGGTATCCTTCCACCAACCGTCAATTATGTGAGGATGAACATCATATCCTTCATCGATTAAATATTGGATAGCATCGGTAATTTCTAACTCATTTCGCCAGGATGGCTTAATAGAGTTTACTGCCTCAAAAATACTTTTATCGAACATATAAACTCCAACCAAAGCCAAATCGGTCTTGGGCTTCTTCGGTTTTTCAACCAGATGAACCACTTTGCCATCTAACAACTCTGCCACTCCGAAACGCTGAGGTTCCTTTACGTGAGATAATAAAATCTGGCAGTTGCAGTTGGTCTGTTTGCCGTACCCTCGATGCAAGCGGAATTCTTCCACGAGACTATTTATACCGTCTTTGACCAAATTATCTCCTAAGTACATGACAAAATCGTCATCTTTTATAAAATCATGAGCAATTTTAACTGCGTGAGCTAGTCCCAAGGGAGCTTCCTGCGGAATATATGTTATATTTACTCCCCATTTACTACCATCGCCAACAGCCAACTTCACCTCTTCACCTGTATCACCGGTTATTATGCCAATATCTGTTATATTCGCATCCCGAATGGCTTCTATCGCATAAAAAAGAATGGGTTTGTTTGCCACGGGAACGAGCTGCTTTGCACTGGTATAGGTAATAGGGCGAAGCCTCGTTCCGGTTCCCCCACTAAGTATTAGCCCCTTCATTTGACCTCCTAAAAAACAAAGTAGTTAATATGAGTTTCCTGTACCAGGGATATCATATTTTTTCTCGCCAGTAATTAAGAGTATCTTCTACGATTTTCTCAAAAGGAATCTCTGGTTGCCAGCCCGTCTTTTCTCTAAATTTAGTGGAATCACCCAAGAGAATGGGGACATCAGACGGTCTCATTCGTGAAGCATCTTTCTTTATTTCAACTTTTACACTACTCATCTCAAGTAGCATATTTAGCATATCTTTTATCTTTACCGTCCTACCAGAAGCAATATTATAAACGTCTCCCGGCTCTCCTTTTTCTAAAGCTAACCAATAAGCTTTGGCTACATCCCGCACATCCGTAAAGTCTCTGAAAGACTCAAGATTTCCAACTTTTATAACGGGTTCACATAACCCCTTCTCTATCATAGCAATCTGCTTAGCAAAATTAGAAACAACAAAAACTTCTCCCCGTCGGGGCCCTTCGTGATTAAACGCGCGGGTGCGAACTATATGCATCCCATAACTCTGATGATACTGGTAACCCAATAAATCCTGAGCAACCTTGCTTACCCCATAGGGACTCAAAGGCCTTAAGGGGTTTGTCTCCTTTATGGGAATTTCGCTTTCATAAACCATACCGTACTCTTCGGAAGAGCAAGCAAGCTGAATTCGAGTA of Candidatus Oleimmundimicrobium sp. contains these proteins:
- a CDS encoding dTDP-4-dehydrorhamnose 3,5-epimerase family protein; the encoded protein is MIKDVQIKKLKLIPDERGFLMEMLRCDDSVFDKFGQVYITGCKKGAAKGWHYHKEQDDHFVCVSGKTLVVLCDLREGSPTYKEVNEFVLEAPPCKENEPVLLKIPAYVAHGFTALDCEEARVVNIPTKPYRYDDPDELRFPWDSEEIPYKWPDFVKYGG
- a CDS encoding glucose-1-phosphate thymidylyltransferase, with product MKGLILSGGTGTRLRPITYTSAKQLVPVANKPILFYAIEAIRDANITDIGIITGDTGEEVKLAVGDGSKWGVNITYIPQEAPLGLAHAVKIAHDFIKDDDFVMYLGDNLVKDGINSLVEEFRLHRGYGKQTNCNCQILLSHVKEPQRFGVAELLDGKVVHLVEKPKKPKTDLALVGVYMFDKSIFEAVNSIKPSWRNELEITDAIQYLIDEGYDVHPHIIDGWWKDTGKLEDLLEANRIMLGLIGENINGNVDDKSQILGKVVVEKGAIIKESVIRGPVIIGSGSKIINSYIGPFTSIHDNVTIEGSEIEHSIILADCTIQGIGSRIEDTLLGKNVKVHKSNTKPKAYRLMVGDNSEIEVI
- a CDS encoding GDP-mannose 4,6-dehydratase, with the protein product MGTKDLKVLITGISGFAGSHLAEYCLSKDVEVFGTIRWRSRMENIDHIKDELHLLDCDIRDASSVSSVLAEVKPNYIFHLAAQSFVPTSWKAPAETLTTNIIGEVDIFEAVRELKLDTRIQLACSSEEYGMVYESEIPIKETNPLRPLSPYGVSKVAQDLLGYQYHQSYGMHIVRTRAFNHEGPRRGEVFVVSNFAKQIAMIEKGLCEPVIKVGNLESFRDFTDVRDVAKAYWLALEKGEPGDVYNIASGRTVKIKDMLNMLLEMSSVKVEIKKDASRMRPSDVPILLGDSTKFREKTGWQPEIPFEKIVEDTLNYWREKI
- the rfbD gene encoding dTDP-4-dehydrorhamnose reductase, whose translation is MFLKILITGAKGMFGSDLVKVLSLPACLSVDTAGRQGSEHDVTGLSHQELDVTNKRDVDICINDNKPDVVIHAAAYTDVDGCESNRELAFLVNAEGTKNVASACRAMDSAMVYISTDYVFDGAKDIPHTEEDKPNPINIYGESKLAGENYVKSILDKYYIVRTSWLFGKNGKNFVETILRLAQEKNELKVVNDQVGSPTYTLDLARAIKALLTKPSFGYYHISNQGSCSWYDFAREILGLSGLNDIKVIPVSTEEIKRLANRPKYSVLNCQKFMDESGYNLRNWQDGLKDYLAEKSCKAN
- a CDS encoding UDP-glucose/GDP-mannose dehydrogenase family protein; this encodes MKLCFIGSGYVGLVSAACFADLGHEVFCVDKDNVKIESLKKGIVPFYEPGLGELVKKNVEQGHLKFTKDLKEALTSSNIVFITVGTPSSYDRRADLSQVRNAAFEIGKNISDYKVIVNKSTVPVGTADLVEKIIKENQTKKVPFDVISNPEFLREGNAIYDFMNPDRVVIGTSSEKAKVIMEKLYSSFSKVMFTDVRSAEMIKYASNAFLATKVSFINEVANLCEKVGADVTEVAKGMGHDKRIGADFLNAGIGFSGSCFPKDTKALAEIAKENGCESEIVSAAIKVNDKQKLIPILKLKDILGDIRGKTIGILGLSFIPDTDDIRDAASIDIIRALLAEGADVKATDPVATFNMKKMFPKLMYFEDVYETVKNCDALILVTEWNEYKGIDFAKVKNLMRKPIIIDGRNLFNREELEKLGFYYEGIGR
- the rfbB gene encoding dTDP-glucose 4,6-dehydratase, which encodes MKSDTGRLLITGGAGFIGSNFIRYMLKVHPEYRIINLDKLTYAGNLDNLKDIEGNPNYKFMKGDVCDSSLISNLVKKADVVVNFAAESHVDRSIESPDEFIKTNVLGTNNLLKCSLDAKVKRFVQISTDECYGSIENGSFKETDSLTPNSPYSASKAAGDLIALSYWKTYGFPVVITRSTNNFGSYQYPEKLIPLFITNILEGKKVPLYGDGLNVRDWLYVEDNCEAIDLVLHEGKEGEIYNIGAKNELPNVEVTKMVLDILGKDENFIEYVTDRPGHDKRYSVDISKIKELGWSPRHDFDEALKLTVNWYKDNKWWWEKLK